The Candidatus Bathyarchaeota archaeon sequence CCAAATTGAAGTAGCCATATTCTGGACCGTTCGACATAGCGTATCTTGGATACCCGCAACCTGTTCCAGCTGGACAGAACCATGAGGCGCAGCAGTTAGTTACATGTGGGTCTATGTAAGAGTATAGGAGAGCCTCCTCTGAACTTACCAAACCTTCGAGTCGACCTTCAACATTGCCTCTTAACCCACAGTAACCCTTCTCTCCGACACCCATCACGCATAGGTTTGAGCATAATCCGCATCTGATCCCTCCTTGACTCTTCGGAGGTTTAGAAGGTAACCCGTAACGTGCCCTAACCTTCAAATGCGCCTTCTCAACAATAACTCGCGAGAGCTCAGGCTTCTCTCTTATACAGTCTGCACAGACACCTAGAGAGCCTGCTACCAGCATATCTCTACTCTTGCAGATGACACACTCAATCTTTCTGTTAAACACCAATAGATCACTATTACAGAATGGAGATAAACATTCGCCTAAAACATTGGTGCTGGCGATATGTTCCCTCATATGGCCTGAGATCTTTAAAAAGTGACATTCTCATTCCATTATGGATTGAGATTCACATCTTAACAATGGTCTTGTTGACATTGGGGAAAGGCAGTAACTTATCACCAGCAGCAGATTACTGGACCGTAACCCTAAAGACGATGTAACACTATCTTACCGTCATGGAAAGCATATTGTTAGTAAGGGATGTTATGAGTGGAAATGTGAAGACCGTCAGGCCTAACTCAACCATTCTCGAGGTTGTACGTAAAATGAACAAGTTCGATGTAGGTTCAGTGGTGGTGGTTGAGGGAGATAGGCCGGTTGGAATAATCACTGAGCGTGACATACTGAGGAGGGTTCTGGAGGTCACATTGGCCCCTGAAGCCTTGAAGGCTAAGGAGATAATGTCCTCGCCCCTTGTGACTA is a genomic window containing:
- a CDS encoding CBS domain-containing protein, encoding MESILLVRDVMSGNVKTVRPNSTILEVVRKMNKFDVGSVVVVEGDRPVGIITERDILRRVLEVTLAPEALKAKEIMSSPLVTIGDHATLEEAARVMAERNIKKLPVVQDGRLIGIVTTTDIVRNQPKYVDVLRDLVWKTGKT